In a genomic window of Pangasianodon hypophthalmus isolate fPanHyp1 chromosome 1, fPanHyp1.pri, whole genome shotgun sequence:
- the spag1b gene encoding sperm-associated antigen 1 isoform X2 has protein sequence MSVEGVSSLLMTSSPGRSHTLPVEHLDYTYIQQCGDLKYLEKILHVLRSGKEGAYPRLTDFCEKRMESLEPRHRALRKDTCPATAASFSADEWKQITDDLQAWQREITESEQQLTQSPMFNTDTLPPVHNRTLQKPANTTATTAHSKRRAVPRAYSNWDRLDVDKECTKIDEEKSNSDAPAVINSAHTRITPHIDTSALTQQEKCVLAIREREKGNEAFRARDWDEAIVYYTRSLCILPTVAGFNNRAQAEIKLQRWTDALRDCDAVLNIETHNCKALLRRAAVYTHLEKLQAAHDDITTVLHSEPHNITAQKLLQEVNKKINTELQHKPRPPNQPIRGKKLLIQEVDEEKEEETSDETDGESAGADKQAQRDMEGRTDGEMERQMEIKTDGEMERQMEIKTDGEMERQTGGVRQGVDAAAVRSEGNELYRNGQYGDAAEKYTHSITTLTQSGVYSEEEMFVLYCNRAACFLKMGQCTECVSDCCRALQLKPFGVKALLRRAMAFETLEKFRLAYVDYRTVQQTHNTHSVQQHVNRLTQVLMEQDGSDWRTKLPEVPFVPISARHDETPPTVKTPPTKQCPPTMEIPLHTEAPPISGPSQTRRRINIEEVESEDEDDEDEDGADDDGADDDEDEGGADVGDEVMTSSPANAFEFGQVLNAARCRGDLAACARLLRSVSPHTLPHHISTQLDTHTLSFIIHTLHTHILPTEPGLVYRLLTHLHAADRFTVVLMLMDSDERRQITRLFECLCAVECDEFSRENINSLANKFI, from the exons atgagtgtggaggGCGTGTCCTCTCTACTGATGACATCATCGCCAGgtagatcacacacacttcctgtggaGCACCTGGACTACACCTACATCCAGCAGTGTGGAGATTTGAAATACCTGGAGAAGATCCTGCATGTGCTCAG GTCAGGGAAAGAGGGGGCGTATCCACGGCTGACAGATTTCTGTGAGAAGCGCATGGAGTCTCTGGAGCCGAGACATCGCGCTCTGAGGAAGGACACGTGTCCAGCGACCGCCGCCTCCTTCTCTGCAGACGAGTGGAAACAGATCACTGATGACTTACAG gcCTGGCAGAGAGAGATCACGGAGAGTGAGCAGCAGCTCACGCAGTCACCGATGTTCAACACTGATACACTGCCACCTGTACACAACCGCAcactacag AAACCAGCAAACACTACGGCCACTACAGCACACAGTAAACGACGTGCTGTTCCCCGTGCGTACAGCAACTGGgacag GTTAGATGTAGATAAAGAGTGTACTAAAATAGATGAGGAGAAAAGTAACAGCGACGCCCCTGCTGTGATAAACTCCGCCCACACACGCATCACACCTCACATCGACACCTCAG CTCTGACACAGCAGGAGAAATGTGTGTTAGCCATtcgagagagggagaaaggaaaTGAGGCCTTCAGAGCGAGGGACTGGGACGAGGCCATAGTCTACTACACCAG gagtTTGTGTATCTTGCCCACAGTAGCTGGGTTTAATAACCGAGCTCAGGCTGAGATTAAACTGCAGCGCTGGACTGATGCACTGAGAGACTGTGATGCTGTGCTGAACATCGAAACACACAACTGTAAAG ctCTGCTGCGTCGTGCGgctgtatacacacacctggagaAGCTACAGGCAGCGCATGATGACATCACAACTGTTCTTCATTCTGAACCTCACAACATCACAGCACAa aaactgctgcaggaagtgaataagaaaataaatacagagcTGCAGCACAAACCACGTCCACcaaaccagccaatcagaggcaAGAAGCTTCTGATCCAGGAAGTGGAtgaggaaaaggaggaagagacaAGTGATGAGACag ATGGTGAAAGTGCAGGAGCAGACAAACAGGCTCAGAGGGACATGGAAGGGcggacagatggagagatggagagacagatggaaataaagacagatggagagatggagagacagatggaaataaagacagatggagagatggagagacagacaggtggagtgAGACAGGGCGTGGACGCTGCAGCAGTGAGGAGCGAGGGAAATGAGCTGTACAGGAACGGACAATACGGAGACGCAGCcgagaaatacacacacagcatcacaacacttacacaatcag GTGTGTACAGTGAGGAGGAAATGTTTGTTCTGTACTGTAACAGAGCTGCATGCTTCCTGAAGATGGGACAGTgtactgagtgtgtgtcagactgCTGCCG agctCTGCAGCTGAAGCCGTTCGGTGTGAAAGCTCTGTTGAGGCGAGCAATGGCGTTTGAGACTCTGGAAAAGTTTCGACTCGCTTATGTGGATTACAGAACtgtacaacaaacacacaacacacacagtgtacagcAGCATGtcaacag GCTCACTCAGGTTCTGATGGAGCAGGATGGATCTGATTGGAGAACAAAACTGCCAGAGGTTCCATTTGTCCCAATATCAGCTCGACATGACG AGACTCCGCCCACCGTGAAAACTCCACCCACCAAACAGTGTCCACCCACAATGGAGATACCGCTACACACAGAGGCTCCGCCCATCAGTGGTCCATCCCAAACACGCAGGCGCATCAACAtagaagag gtggagagtgaagatgaagatgatgaggatgaagatggtgctgatgatgatggtgctgatgatgatgaggatgaaggtggtgctgatgttggtgatgaAGTAATGACCTCCAGTCCAGCTAATGCCTTTGAGTTTGGCCAGGTGTTGAACGCGGCCCGTTGCCGTGGCGATCTGGCGGCGTGTGCCCGGCTCCTGAGAAGTGTGTCACCTCACACCCTCCctcaccacatcagcacacagctggatacacacacactcagcttcatcatacacacactgcacacacacatcctgccCACTGAGCCCGGGCTGGTGTACCGTCTCCTCACACACCTGCACGCCGCCGACAGGTTCACG gtggttcTGATGCTGATGGACTCAGATGAGAGGAGACAGATCACACGGCTGTTTGAATGTCTGTGTGCAGTGGAGTGTGATGAGTTCTCACGCGAGAACATTAACAGCCTGGCTAATAAAttcatataa
- the spag1b gene encoding sperm-associated antigen 1 isoform X1: protein MSVEGVSSLLMTSSPGRSHTLPVEHLDYTYIQQCGDLKYLEKILHVLRSGKEGAYPRLTDFCEKRMESLEPRHRALRKDTCPATAASFSADEWKQITDDLQAWQREITESEQQLTQSPMFNTDTLPPVHNRTLQKPANTTATTAHSKRRAVPRAYSNWDRLDVDKECTKIDEEKSNSDAPAVINSAHTRITPHIDTSALTQQEKCVLAIREREKGNEAFRARDWDEAIVYYTRSLCILPTVAGFNNRAQAEIKLQRWTDALRDCDAVLNIETHNCKALLRRAAVYTHLEKLQAAHDDITTVLHSEPHNITAQKLLQEVNKKINTELQHKPRPPNQPIRGKKLLIQEVDEEKEEETSDETDGESAGADKQAQRDMEGRTDGEMERQMEIKTDGEMERQMEIKTDGEMERQTGGVRQGVDAAAVRSEGNELYRNGQYGDAAEKYTHSITTLTQSGVYSEEEMFVLYCNRAACFLKMGQCTECVSDCCRALQLKPFGVKALLRRAMAFETLEKFRLAYVDYRTVQQTHNTHSVQQHVNRLTQVLMEQDGSDWRTKLPEVPFVPISARHDGTETLPSSQTTNNTHTVLTMKTRPNTETPPTVKTPPTKQCPPTMEIPLHTEAPPISGPSQTRRRINIEEVESEDEDDEDEDGADDDGADDDEDEGGADVGDEVMTSSPANAFEFGQVLNAARCRGDLAACARLLRSVSPHTLPHHISTQLDTHTLSFIIHTLHTHILPTEPGLVYRLLTHLHAADRFTVVLMLMDSDERRQITRLFECLCAVECDEFSRENINSLANKFI, encoded by the exons atgagtgtggaggGCGTGTCCTCTCTACTGATGACATCATCGCCAGgtagatcacacacacttcctgtggaGCACCTGGACTACACCTACATCCAGCAGTGTGGAGATTTGAAATACCTGGAGAAGATCCTGCATGTGCTCAG GTCAGGGAAAGAGGGGGCGTATCCACGGCTGACAGATTTCTGTGAGAAGCGCATGGAGTCTCTGGAGCCGAGACATCGCGCTCTGAGGAAGGACACGTGTCCAGCGACCGCCGCCTCCTTCTCTGCAGACGAGTGGAAACAGATCACTGATGACTTACAG gcCTGGCAGAGAGAGATCACGGAGAGTGAGCAGCAGCTCACGCAGTCACCGATGTTCAACACTGATACACTGCCACCTGTACACAACCGCAcactacag AAACCAGCAAACACTACGGCCACTACAGCACACAGTAAACGACGTGCTGTTCCCCGTGCGTACAGCAACTGGgacag GTTAGATGTAGATAAAGAGTGTACTAAAATAGATGAGGAGAAAAGTAACAGCGACGCCCCTGCTGTGATAAACTCCGCCCACACACGCATCACACCTCACATCGACACCTCAG CTCTGACACAGCAGGAGAAATGTGTGTTAGCCATtcgagagagggagaaaggaaaTGAGGCCTTCAGAGCGAGGGACTGGGACGAGGCCATAGTCTACTACACCAG gagtTTGTGTATCTTGCCCACAGTAGCTGGGTTTAATAACCGAGCTCAGGCTGAGATTAAACTGCAGCGCTGGACTGATGCACTGAGAGACTGTGATGCTGTGCTGAACATCGAAACACACAACTGTAAAG ctCTGCTGCGTCGTGCGgctgtatacacacacctggagaAGCTACAGGCAGCGCATGATGACATCACAACTGTTCTTCATTCTGAACCTCACAACATCACAGCACAa aaactgctgcaggaagtgaataagaaaataaatacagagcTGCAGCACAAACCACGTCCACcaaaccagccaatcagaggcaAGAAGCTTCTGATCCAGGAAGTGGAtgaggaaaaggaggaagagacaAGTGATGAGACag ATGGTGAAAGTGCAGGAGCAGACAAACAGGCTCAGAGGGACATGGAAGGGcggacagatggagagatggagagacagatggaaataaagacagatggagagatggagagacagatggaaataaagacagatggagagatggagagacagacaggtggagtgAGACAGGGCGTGGACGCTGCAGCAGTGAGGAGCGAGGGAAATGAGCTGTACAGGAACGGACAATACGGAGACGCAGCcgagaaatacacacacagcatcacaacacttacacaatcag GTGTGTACAGTGAGGAGGAAATGTTTGTTCTGTACTGTAACAGAGCTGCATGCTTCCTGAAGATGGGACAGTgtactgagtgtgtgtcagactgCTGCCG agctCTGCAGCTGAAGCCGTTCGGTGTGAAAGCTCTGTTGAGGCGAGCAATGGCGTTTGAGACTCTGGAAAAGTTTCGACTCGCTTATGTGGATTACAGAACtgtacaacaaacacacaacacacacagtgtacagcAGCATGtcaacag GCTCACTCAGGTTCTGATGGAGCAGGATGGATCTGATTGGAGAACAAAACTGCCAGAGGTTCCATTTGTCCCAATATCAGCTCGACATGACGGTACTGAGACTCTGCCCTCATCACAAaccacaaacaacacacacactgtgctcacTATGAAAACTCGTCCCAACACAGAGACTCCGCCCACCGTGAAAACTCCACCCACCAAACAGTGTCCACCCACAATGGAGATACCGCTACACACAGAGGCTCCGCCCATCAGTGGTCCATCCCAAACACGCAGGCGCATCAACAtagaagag gtggagagtgaagatgaagatgatgaggatgaagatggtgctgatgatgatggtgctgatgatgatgaggatgaaggtggtgctgatgttggtgatgaAGTAATGACCTCCAGTCCAGCTAATGCCTTTGAGTTTGGCCAGGTGTTGAACGCGGCCCGTTGCCGTGGCGATCTGGCGGCGTGTGCCCGGCTCCTGAGAAGTGTGTCACCTCACACCCTCCctcaccacatcagcacacagctggatacacacacactcagcttcatcatacacacactgcacacacacatcctgccCACTGAGCCCGGGCTGGTGTACCGTCTCCTCACACACCTGCACGCCGCCGACAGGTTCACG gtggttcTGATGCTGATGGACTCAGATGAGAGGAGACAGATCACACGGCTGTTTGAATGTCTGTGTGCAGTGGAGTGTGATGAGTTCTCACGCGAGAACATTAACAGCCTGGCTAATAAAttcatataa